Proteins encoded in a region of the Roseateles sp. SL47 genome:
- a CDS encoding TraB/GumN family protein: MLLSSLMAATTWAAAPFSPSSPSAAPTTLTTPATSAQATTSASATRSTPDQAPAAGPAAGPAMAPAAASGKTPAKPPATSAATAQAAASATAPAACPTEPAPIPQDQAEAQAKDRGILWTLTRDGHTSYLHASLHLGRPAWTAPGPKLRQALNQVDAVALELDPLDAASWVMPTIPELTIDPALQKRLAAQARSVCLPAQAVAAMHPLLQLSTITLMQARGLGLDVRYGQEMLLSRWARDRHLPVIALETLQGQLSALLPEDADQARHELRSGLQQLERPAALQRMLKDLVGTWERGDLRRLARYEDWCDCIRDARDREALARENDGRNPNLADRISELHQRGQSLLVAVGALHMTGPQALPTLLREKGFEVTQVHPGAAK; this comes from the coding sequence GTGCTGCTGAGCAGCCTGATGGCCGCCACGACGTGGGCCGCCGCCCCGTTCTCCCCATCCTCCCCGTCCGCCGCGCCCACCACGCTGACGACACCAGCCACATCTGCCCAGGCCACCACCTCCGCGTCTGCCACTCGATCCACGCCCGATCAAGCGCCCGCAGCGGGGCCAGCAGCCGGTCCAGCAATGGCGCCCGCAGCAGCGTCGGGAAAGACGCCCGCAAAGCCGCCCGCCACATCAGCCGCCACGGCCCAGGCGGCAGCGTCGGCCACAGCCCCCGCCGCCTGCCCGACCGAACCGGCCCCCATACCGCAGGATCAGGCCGAGGCCCAAGCCAAGGATCGCGGCATCCTCTGGACCCTGACCCGCGACGGCCACACCTCCTACCTGCACGCCAGCCTGCACCTGGGCCGTCCTGCGTGGACCGCCCCCGGTCCGAAGCTGAGGCAGGCCCTCAACCAGGTGGACGCGGTTGCCCTGGAGCTGGACCCGCTGGACGCCGCCTCCTGGGTGATGCCGACCATCCCTGAACTCACCATCGACCCGGCGCTCCAGAAACGGCTGGCCGCCCAGGCCCGCAGCGTCTGCCTGCCGGCCCAGGCCGTGGCCGCCATGCATCCGCTGCTGCAGCTCAGCACCATCACCTTGATGCAGGCGCGCGGGCTGGGCCTCGATGTGCGGTATGGGCAGGAGATGCTGCTCAGCCGATGGGCACGAGACCGGCATCTGCCGGTGATTGCGCTGGAAACGCTGCAGGGGCAGCTGTCCGCGCTGCTGCCCGAGGACGCCGACCAGGCCCGGCATGAGCTGCGCTCCGGCCTGCAGCAGCTGGAGCGGCCAGCCGCCCTGCAGCGCATGCTCAAGGACCTGGTCGGCACCTGGGAACGCGGCGACCTGCGCCGCCTGGCCCGCTACGAGGATTGGTGTGACTGCATCCGCGACGCCCGTGACCGCGAGGCCCTCGCCCGCGAGAACGATGGCCGCAATCCCAACCTGGCCGACCGCATTTCGGAACTGCATCAACGGGGTCAGTCCTTGCTGGTGGCGGTGGGCGCCTTGCACATGACCGGGCCCCAGGCCCTGCCAACTTTGTTGCGGGAGAAGGGATTCGAGGTGACCCAGGTCCATCCCGGAGCCGCCAAGTGA
- a CDS encoding FIST signal transduction protein, producing MPRFFQAHATHPDAHMAMALAAAQIDGQRGDLTPTLGFLYFTEDYLPQAEALLEDARQRWPGCGWVGASALAVCAGGAEYFAEPALALMMCDLPPDQWQIFSGRHPLPQDCKARSLLLHADSNTPDLQELIAELAERCSSGYVFGGVVSARRQALQIADGVVEGGLSGLALRSGVRWISRVSQGCQPLGRERRVTGSDGTLATELDGRPALDALLEDLKLPAFTGETTPLRQAMPLFRRTLVGLSDAPGARKDYGPEVRVRHLIGLDPARRGVAVAEQLREGELLSFCERNPEAARRDLVRICTEIRADAEEMGAGMAGALYISCTGRGGPHFGAPSAELQWVQHALGDVPLVGCFANGEIAHARLHGYTGVLTVFLDG from the coding sequence ATGCCTCGTTTTTTCCAGGCCCATGCCACCCACCCCGACGCGCACATGGCCATGGCGCTTGCCGCCGCCCAGATCGACGGGCAGCGCGGCGACCTGACGCCAACGCTCGGTTTTCTCTATTTCACCGAGGACTATCTCCCCCAGGCCGAAGCGCTGCTGGAGGATGCCCGTCAGCGCTGGCCCGGGTGCGGATGGGTCGGTGCCTCCGCCCTGGCCGTCTGCGCGGGCGGTGCCGAATATTTCGCCGAACCCGCCCTGGCGCTGATGATGTGCGACCTGCCGCCGGACCAGTGGCAGATCTTCTCTGGCCGCCACCCCCTGCCGCAGGACTGCAAGGCCCGCAGCCTATTGCTGCATGCCGACAGCAACACCCCGGACCTGCAGGAGCTGATTGCCGAACTCGCCGAGCGATGTAGCAGCGGTTATGTGTTTGGCGGCGTGGTGAGTGCGCGCCGGCAGGCCCTCCAGATCGCCGACGGCGTCGTGGAGGGGGGGCTGTCCGGCCTGGCCCTGCGCTCCGGCGTGCGCTGGATTTCCCGGGTCAGCCAGGGTTGCCAGCCACTGGGGCGCGAGCGCCGGGTGACCGGCAGCGACGGCACCCTGGCCACCGAGCTGGACGGCCGCCCGGCCCTGGATGCCCTGCTGGAAGACCTGAAACTGCCCGCCTTCACCGGCGAGACCACCCCCCTTCGCCAGGCCATGCCATTGTTCCGCCGCACCCTGGTGGGGCTGAGCGATGCGCCCGGGGCCCGCAAGGACTACGGCCCGGAGGTGCGGGTGCGCCATCTGATCGGCCTGGACCCGGCACGCCGGGGTGTCGCGGTGGCCGAACAGCTGCGGGAAGGCGAACTGCTGAGCTTTTGCGAACGCAATCCGGAAGCCGCCCGGCGGGATCTGGTGCGCATCTGCACCGAAATCCGCGCGGATGCCGAGGAAATGGGCGCCGGCATGGCCGGCGCGCTCTACATCAGCTGCACCGGTCGGGGCGGTCCCCATTTCGGGGCGCCATCGGCCGAGCTGCAATGGGTGCAGCATGCGCTGGGGGACGTCCCGCTGGTGGGCTGCTTTGCCAACGGTGAGATCGCCCATGCGCGTCTGCATGGCTACACCGGAGTGCTGACGGTATTTCTGGATGGCTGA
- a CDS encoding PhaM family polyhydroxyalkanoate granule multifunctional regulatory protein, whose translation MSDSSFGAFVPGFDFLQGLVKNAGAAIPGFNQWVAPTLNPQELEKRIQELRAVQFWLEQNARMLATTVQALEVQKMTLSTLSAMNVPMADLKQALKMPPMPDFGAAMNAMRQAAAGTGGASGSGTDTGAGTSPGATFSASAGRSAGSSAASSSAWSAAPGPSGSAGSASPSSSSAGASWPVNFPFNTSRSATPPPDSSAAHRVSGGQSDDGDPQDADDPRDAPDPQDADDPMDAADSEALDTAELDGDGQGQDTAKGPGGSDPSTGKAPKAAPLGVDPMQWWNALTQQFTQIATQAMKDTHLVKQGLDAAGESLRKAAAMPGEMMSQAATVAKAATAAAAATVGQTGKAGKGLAGSRPSAATQGGGAGAVAGTRSPRALKGRDQGGKQGAHAGQDAPASTTSRGRTASGRAPSAPSAPSGSSKSSNSSESSKQSKRSKSSQQSQPSGVPGSKTTAKAKALPGPLASGARPRAPGSATSARQSSAGPVGVRASGAKAPANPPAQTPTTASAKANAKAPANAPAAASTRAPAIASTTASTKAPAQAPAKAPAKASAKAPTKAPVTSPTKTPAAARSPGTGRRSP comes from the coding sequence ATGTCTGACAGCAGCTTCGGGGCCTTTGTGCCCGGTTTCGACTTTCTCCAGGGCCTGGTCAAGAACGCCGGCGCCGCCATCCCAGGCTTCAACCAATGGGTGGCCCCCACACTGAATCCGCAGGAACTGGAGAAACGCATCCAGGAGCTGCGGGCGGTGCAGTTCTGGCTGGAACAGAACGCCCGCATGCTGGCCACCACCGTGCAGGCGCTGGAGGTCCAGAAGATGACGCTCTCCACCCTGAGCGCCATGAATGTGCCGATGGCTGACCTCAAACAGGCGCTGAAGATGCCGCCGATGCCGGACTTCGGCGCCGCCATGAATGCCATGCGCCAGGCCGCCGCCGGCACTGGCGGGGCCAGCGGGAGCGGCACCGACACAGGCGCAGGAACATCACCAGGCGCAACGTTCTCGGCGTCGGCGGGCCGTTCGGCCGGATCATCAGCGGCGTCCTCATCGGCGTGGTCGGCGGCACCTGGGCCATCGGGGTCGGCGGGGTCGGCATCCCCCTCCTCTTCATCGGCGGGTGCCTCGTGGCCTGTCAACTTTCCCTTCAACACCAGCCGCAGCGCGACACCGCCACCGGACTCGTCCGCCGCGCATCGCGTCTCCGGAGGGCAGTCCGACGACGGCGACCCGCAGGATGCCGATGACCCAAGGGATGCCCCTGACCCGCAGGACGCCGACGACCCGATGGACGCCGCTGACAGCGAGGCATTGGACACTGCTGAGCTGGACGGAGACGGTCAGGGCCAAGACACCGCCAAGGGCCCCGGTGGCAGCGATCCTTCCACCGGCAAGGCGCCCAAGGCGGCCCCCTTGGGCGTGGACCCGATGCAGTGGTGGAATGCGCTCACACAGCAATTCACCCAAATCGCCACCCAGGCGATGAAGGACACCCACCTGGTCAAACAGGGGCTGGATGCGGCGGGTGAAAGCCTGCGCAAGGCCGCCGCCATGCCGGGAGAAATGATGAGCCAGGCGGCCACGGTGGCGAAGGCCGCCACGGCCGCCGCTGCTGCCACGGTAGGCCAGACGGGGAAGGCGGGCAAGGGCTTGGCCGGGTCGAGGCCGTCGGCCGCTACCCAAGGCGGCGGGGCGGGTGCAGTTGCTGGAACAAGGTCCCCCCGGGCTTTGAAGGGCCGTGACCAGGGCGGCAAGCAGGGTGCTCACGCCGGTCAGGACGCCCCCGCTTCAACTACATCCCGGGGCCGAACCGCCTCGGGCCGAGCGCCATCTGCGCCATCTGCACCGTCCGGGTCATCCAAGTCATCCAACTCATCCGAGTCGTCCAAGCAGTCCAAGCGGTCCAAGTCATCCCAGCAGTCCCAACCCTCTGGCGTGCCAGGCAGCAAGACCACCGCCAAAGCCAAGGCGCTGCCCGGCCCCCTGGCTTCCGGCGCCCGACCCCGTGCGCCAGGGTCCGCAACGTCCGCCCGCCAGTCCAGCGCGGGGCCGGTCGGCGTTCGAGCGTCAGGCGCCAAGGCTCCCGCCAATCCTCCGGCCCAAACGCCCACCACCGCATCTGCCAAAGCAAATGCGAAGGCACCTGCCAATGCGCCCGCTGCAGCCTCCACCAGAGCGCCTGCCATCGCTTCAACCACAGCCTCCACAAAAGCACCTGCACAAGCACCTGCAAAAGCACCCGCAAAAGCATCTGCCAAAGCCCCCACCAAAGCACCCGTCACATCGCCCACCAAGACCCCTGCCGCAGCCCGGTCACCCGGGACCGGACGCCGCAGCCCCTGA
- a CDS encoding FAD-linked oxidase C-terminal domain-containing protein: MNAPLPVTIAERAARQAEVVRALSAVLPAHALLWNDEQTQPYECDGLTAYRERPLVVALPEDEVQVAAVLRVCHALKVPVVARGAGTGLSGGAMPHPLGITLGLARFNRILAVDPLARTARVQCGVRNLAISEAAAPHGLYYAPDPSSQIACTIGGNVAENSGGVHCLKYGLTLHNVLHVRGFTVEGEPVAFGSEALDVPGLDLLAVLVGSEGMLAVVTEVTVRLTPKPQLARCIMASFDDLRRAGDAVAALIAGGIIPAGLEMMDKPMTAAVEDFVHAGYDLQAEAILLCESDGTPEEVAEEIDRMIAVLRASGATGIEVSETEAQRLRFWSGRKNAFPASGRISPDYMCMDSTIPRKRLADVLLAIQAMEQKYGLRCANVFHAGDGNLHPLILFDANDPDQLARCEQFGADILETSVAMGGTVTGEHGVGVEKLNSMCVQFSPEEREQMLALKRAFDPQGLLNPGKVIPTLQRCAEYGRMHVKRGLLSFPELERF; encoded by the coding sequence ATGAATGCGCCTTTGCCTGTGACCATTGCCGAGCGCGCCGCACGCCAGGCCGAGGTGGTGCGGGCGTTGTCGGCCGTGCTGCCCGCCCATGCCCTGCTGTGGAACGACGAACAGACCCAGCCGTATGAATGCGACGGCCTCACCGCCTACCGGGAGCGACCGCTGGTGGTGGCCCTGCCGGAAGACGAGGTTCAGGTGGCGGCGGTCCTGCGCGTGTGCCATGCGCTGAAGGTGCCAGTGGTGGCCCGGGGAGCCGGTACCGGCCTGTCGGGCGGTGCCATGCCGCATCCGCTGGGCATCACACTGGGCCTGGCCCGCTTCAACCGCATCCTGGCGGTGGACCCGCTGGCGCGGACCGCGCGCGTGCAGTGTGGTGTGCGCAATCTGGCGATCTCCGAGGCGGCCGCGCCCCACGGCCTTTATTACGCACCGGACCCCAGCAGCCAGATCGCCTGCACCATTGGCGGCAATGTGGCCGAGAACTCGGGCGGTGTGCACTGCCTCAAATACGGGCTCACGCTCCACAACGTGCTGCACGTGCGTGGCTTCACCGTGGAGGGCGAGCCTGTGGCCTTTGGCTCCGAGGCGCTCGACGTGCCCGGCCTGGACCTGCTGGCCGTGCTGGTGGGCAGTGAAGGCATGTTGGCGGTGGTGACCGAGGTCACCGTGCGCCTCACGCCAAAGCCGCAACTGGCCCGCTGCATCATGGCCAGCTTTGACGACCTGCGCCGCGCCGGAGATGCCGTGGCGGCCCTGATCGCCGGCGGCATCATCCCGGCGGGGCTGGAGATGATGGACAAGCCGATGACCGCTGCGGTCGAGGACTTTGTCCATGCCGGTTATGACCTTCAGGCCGAGGCCATCCTGCTGTGTGAAAGCGACGGCACGCCGGAAGAGGTGGCCGAAGAGATCGACCGGATGATCGCCGTGCTGCGCGCGAGTGGCGCGACTGGCATTGAAGTCAGCGAGACCGAAGCCCAGCGGCTGCGCTTCTGGAGCGGGCGCAAGAATGCATTCCCGGCGTCCGGGCGCATCAGCCCTGACTACATGTGCATGGACTCCACCATTCCACGCAAGCGCCTGGCCGATGTGCTGCTGGCCATCCAGGCGATGGAGCAGAAATACGGGCTGCGCTGCGCCAACGTCTTTCATGCGGGCGACGGCAATCTGCACCCGCTGATCCTGTTTGATGCCAACGACCCGGACCAGCTCGCCCGCTGTGAGCAGTTCGGCGCCGACATCCTGGAAACCAGCGTGGCCATGGGGGGCACGGTGACGGGCGAGCACGGCGTGGGCGTGGAAAAACTCAACAGCATGTGCGTGCAGTTCTCCCCGGAGGAGCGTGAACAGATGCTGGCCCTCAAACGGGCCTTTGACCCCCAGGGCTTGCTCAACCCTGGCAAGGTGATTCCCACGCTGCAGCGCTGTGCCGAATATGGCCGCATGCATGTGAAGCGGGGTTTGCTGTCCTTCCCCGAGCTGGAGCGATTTTGA
- a CDS encoding MarC family protein: MASLPSILQALFLVPLTLLPIINPVGVAPIVIDAAGGDDRVLKRLSRQVAINGWVVIMASMLVGTYVLDLFGISLPVVRVAGGMLVAYSAWVMLTRHEEADEVHTAIAEDASADLSEAEIVRRSFFPITFPLTTGPGCIAAAIALGAQFPRQPLPYVMGAGIAAIGAAITAAIIYLTFRNGGRLLMRLGEVGTTVMMRLMAFVLLCIGIQILWTGWADLNRMAV, translated from the coding sequence TTGGCCTCCCTGCCCTCGATTCTTCAGGCCCTTTTTCTGGTGCCGCTGACCCTGTTGCCCATCATCAACCCGGTGGGCGTGGCGCCCATCGTCATCGACGCCGCAGGTGGCGACGACCGGGTACTCAAGCGCCTGTCCCGCCAGGTGGCCATCAACGGCTGGGTGGTGATCATGGCGTCCATGCTGGTGGGCACCTATGTGCTGGACCTGTTCGGCATCTCCCTGCCGGTGGTGCGGGTGGCCGGCGGCATGCTGGTGGCCTACAGCGCCTGGGTGATGCTCACCCGGCATGAAGAGGCCGACGAGGTGCACACCGCCATTGCCGAAGATGCCAGTGCGGACCTGTCGGAAGCGGAAATCGTGCGCCGCAGCTTCTTCCCCATCACCTTTCCGCTGACCACCGGGCCCGGTTGCATCGCCGCCGCGATTGCCCTGGGCGCGCAGTTCCCCCGCCAGCCGCTGCCCTATGTGATGGGCGCCGGCATCGCCGCCATTGGCGCGGCCATCACCGCCGCCATCATCTACCTGACCTTCCGCAACGGCGGGCGTCTGCTGATGCGCCTGGGCGAAGTGGGCACCACGGTGATGATGCGGCTGATGGCCTTCGTGCTGCTGTGCATCGGCATCCAGATTCTCTGGACCGGCTGGGCCGACCTGAACCGCATGGCGGTCTGA
- a CDS encoding ATP-binding protein, whose translation MGKRASTPLVSPGFHSSPVLDRMCAHLVLTLTVRHASRFNARRDLSGLFSLTARHLAWPPPVLARLRAYLARRCQGHAPWAGHEALADTAFLARHGVWRGPFAEATLFFYLDEYIKDAPKDLLTLLACTCDALEQQLRSESTLVQRNIAALGHLLQLNAAERALLLYGTLARYQRELRGALVEFKVNTAQEAFSAIADVAGVDAREVAEALRVGSRLERVGMVENLIAEHNITDLSDLMKVSDQLPPVLMREYRDPQDLMAVFTRPVTHSPLQRHDFDFIAEELEVLGTLLRNAVAQRQAGVNILIYGPPGTGKTELAKVAAREAGLSLYEVEYADRDGNALGGRDRYRSLQISQVFLKASSDVALLFDEVEDVFPHLSGDTAHLMARLDAALDTPPPMAVNGKAWVNQILESNPVPVLWITNRIEHIDPAFRRRFQYHLELKSPPPGARLGLVRKALAELPVSEGFAERLSERNGLTPAQVRTAVRFARLAGSGTSADRNEALIQRQLAHADKALGHGEPSHLQRPRPAHYALDLIHYEARFELQRLVEALRRRGMGSLCFFGPPGSGKTALAEHLAAELQRPLMVRLASDLMSKYVGETEQNMARMFEAAAQENAVLLLDEADSFLRSRRRAERHYEVSEVNEMLAGMERHAGIFICTTNAFDDLDEAALRRFSFKIRFLPLRPEQRLRLFELEAGHTAQADQRERLAALDQLTLGDFAAVRQQAEILGTPLLPDELLQLLEAEHRVKPDVRQRRAMGFRSAQG comes from the coding sequence ATGGGTAAGCGCGCGTCAACACCGCTGGTCTCGCCTGGCTTTCACAGCAGCCCGGTGCTGGACCGCATGTGCGCCCATCTGGTGCTCACGCTCACCGTCCGCCATGCCAGCCGCTTCAATGCGCGGCGGGACCTCTCCGGCCTGTTCTCGCTCACCGCCCGTCATCTGGCGTGGCCTCCCCCGGTCCTGGCGCGGCTGCGCGCCTACCTGGCGCGTCGATGCCAGGGGCATGCGCCCTGGGCGGGGCATGAAGCGCTGGCGGACACCGCCTTCCTGGCTCGGCATGGTGTCTGGCGAGGTCCGTTTGCTGAAGCCACGCTGTTTTTCTACCTCGATGAATACATCAAGGACGCCCCCAAAGACCTGCTGACGCTCCTGGCCTGCACCTGCGACGCACTGGAGCAGCAGTTGCGCAGCGAATCCACGCTGGTGCAGCGGAACATCGCCGCGCTGGGGCATCTGCTGCAGCTCAACGCGGCCGAGCGGGCGCTGCTGCTGTATGGCACGCTCGCAAGATATCAACGCGAACTGCGCGGCGCCTTGGTGGAGTTCAAGGTCAACACCGCGCAGGAGGCGTTCTCCGCCATTGCCGATGTCGCCGGTGTGGATGCGCGCGAAGTGGCCGAGGCCTTGCGGGTGGGATCGCGCCTGGAACGGGTGGGCATGGTGGAGAACCTGATCGCCGAGCACAACATCACCGACCTTTCCGACCTGATGAAGGTCAGCGATCAATTGCCGCCGGTGTTGATGCGCGAATACCGCGACCCGCAGGACCTGATGGCCGTTTTCACCCGGCCGGTGACCCACAGCCCCTTGCAGCGGCACGATTTCGATTTCATCGCGGAAGAGCTGGAGGTGTTGGGCACCCTGCTGCGCAATGCGGTGGCCCAGCGGCAGGCGGGCGTGAACATCCTGATCTACGGCCCGCCAGGCACCGGCAAAACCGAACTGGCCAAGGTGGCCGCGCGTGAGGCCGGCCTGAGCCTGTATGAGGTGGAATACGCCGACCGCGACGGCAATGCGCTGGGCGGGAGAGACCGCTACCGCTCATTGCAGATCAGCCAGGTCTTCCTCAAGGCCAGCAGCGATGTGGCCCTGCTGTTCGACGAAGTGGAGGACGTCTTTCCGCACCTCAGCGGCGACACCGCCCACCTGATGGCACGGCTGGATGCCGCGCTGGACACGCCGCCGCCGATGGCAGTGAATGGCAAGGCTTGGGTGAACCAGATCCTGGAGAGCAACCCGGTACCGGTGCTCTGGATCACCAACCGCATCGAACACATCGACCCCGCCTTTCGTCGTCGTTTTCAATATCACCTGGAACTCAAGAGCCCACCGCCCGGCGCGCGGCTGGGCCTGGTGCGCAAGGCGCTGGCCGAACTGCCGGTGTCGGAGGGCTTTGCCGAGCGGCTGTCCGAACGCAACGGGCTGACCCCGGCGCAGGTGCGTACCGCCGTCCGCTTTGCGCGGCTGGCGGGCAGCGGGACGTCGGCCGACCGCAACGAGGCGCTCATCCAGCGCCAGCTGGCCCATGCGGACAAGGCGCTGGGCCATGGTGAGCCGTCGCATCTGCAACGCCCGCGCCCGGCCCATTACGCGCTGGACCTGATCCACTATGAAGCCCGTTTCGAGCTGCAACGTCTGGTGGAAGCGCTGCGACGTCGTGGCATGGGCAGTCTGTGCTTCTTCGGCCCGCCGGGCAGTGGCAAAACGGCCCTGGCCGAGCATCTGGCCGCTGAATTGCAGCGGCCGCTGATGGTGCGCCTGGCCAGTGACCTGATGAGCAAATACGTGGGCGAGACCGAGCAGAACATGGCCCGCATGTTTGAAGCCGCCGCCCAGGAGAATGCGGTGCTGCTGCTGGATGAGGCCGACAGCTTTCTGCGCAGCCGGCGCCGCGCCGAGCGTCACTATGAGGTGAGCGAAGTGAATGAAATGCTGGCGGGCATGGAGCGCCATGCCGGCATCTTCATCTGCACGACCAATGCGTTTGATGACCTGGACGAAGCGGCCTTGCGCCGGTTCAGCTTCAAGATCCGGTTCCTGCCACTGCGGCCGGAGCAGCGCCTGCGGCTGTTCGAGCTGGAGGCCGGGCACACGGCGCAGGCCGATCAGCGGGAGCGGCTGGCCGCGTTGGATCAACTGACACTGGGCGACTTTGCAGCGGTCCGGCAGCAGGCCGAGATTCTGGGCACGCCGCTGCTGCCCGATGAGCTGCTGCAACTGCTGGAGGCGGAGCACCGGGTCAAACCGGATGTGCGGCAGCGCCGCGCGATGGGGTTCCGGTCGGCGCAGGGCTGA
- a CDS encoding fumarylacetoacetate hydrolase family protein, producing the protein MKLATYRDGSRDGQLVVVSRDLSHACFATGIATRLQQVLDDWNFMAPQLEALYQSLNQGRARHAFAFDSKQCLAPLPRPTAWLAGEAYLAHGAALRERGLHWPERLSGPLIRVGGAEALLGPHETPALRGAAGLEPEPQLAVVVGDLGADAVPSQALEAVRLLMVVNAWVLRPVQQEELAQGWPPLHSRPALQFAPVAITPDELPGTWYLGRAALQLLMQRNGRKQPLLDAKEGMTWSFGDLVSEAARRRPLRAGTVVGAGMPGGGAVLALKEGDSLRIDFKLADGGSPFGPIDMDLAEPQSAPINTDDEERTEPTDPAPTEGPSTRSDPAAPEAASDADEGDPDATT; encoded by the coding sequence ATGAAACTCGCCACCTACCGCGATGGGTCGAGAGATGGCCAACTGGTGGTCGTCTCGCGTGATCTGAGCCACGCCTGCTTCGCCACCGGCATTGCCACCCGGCTGCAGCAGGTGCTGGACGACTGGAATTTCATGGCGCCTCAGCTGGAAGCGCTGTATCAATCCCTCAACCAAGGGCGGGCGCGCCATGCCTTTGCGTTTGACAGCAAGCAGTGCCTGGCGCCCTTGCCACGGCCGACGGCCTGGCTGGCGGGAGAGGCCTATCTGGCCCATGGGGCGGCGCTGCGGGAGCGCGGGCTTCACTGGCCGGAGCGGCTGAGTGGTCCGCTGATCCGCGTGGGCGGTGCCGAGGCGCTGCTGGGGCCGCATGAAACCCCGGCCCTCCGTGGCGCTGCGGGGCTGGAGCCCGAGCCGCAACTGGCGGTGGTGGTCGGTGATCTGGGGGCTGACGCCGTGCCGTCGCAGGCCCTGGAAGCGGTGCGCCTGCTGATGGTGGTCAACGCCTGGGTGCTGCGGCCCGTTCAGCAGGAGGAACTGGCGCAGGGCTGGCCGCCGTTGCACAGCCGGCCGGCCTTGCAGTTTGCGCCGGTGGCCATCACGCCGGACGAACTGCCCGGTACCTGGTACCTCGGCCGCGCGGCCTTGCAACTGCTGATGCAGCGCAATGGCCGCAAGCAGCCGCTGCTGGATGCGAAGGAAGGCATGACCTGGAGTTTTGGGGATCTGGTGTCGGAAGCCGCTCGGCGCCGCCCGCTGCGGGCTGGCACCGTGGTGGGGGCCGGCATGCCCGGGGGGGGTGCGGTGCTGGCCCTGAAGGAGGGAGACAGCCTGCGCATCGACTTCAAGCTGGCCGATGGCGGCAGCCCGTTCGGCCCGATCGACATGGACCTGGCAGAACCCCAATCCGCGCCGATCAACACCGATGACGAGGAGCGGACCGAACCCACGGACCCCGCCCCCACCGAAGGCCCCTCAACCCGCAGTGACCCGGCCGCCCCGGAAGCCGCTTCCGACGCCGATGAAGGAGACCCTGATGCAACGACGTGA
- a CDS encoding DUF3567 domain-containing protein, giving the protein MHMLYDSPSYIVVQFDVPVSLSLSDKPHPDHPPLQRDGFEIVDKFTRKEIFIEGALAQQFQEGVEALIEQGPDVDDLDAFISQYANLGQQPVVMH; this is encoded by the coding sequence ATGCACATGCTCTACGACTCACCCAGCTACATCGTGGTTCAGTTCGATGTACCGGTCTCGCTGTCGCTGAGCGACAAGCCGCATCCCGATCACCCGCCGCTGCAGCGCGACGGCTTCGAGATCGTCGACAAGTTCACCCGCAAGGAAATCTTCATTGAGGGTGCGCTGGCGCAACAATTCCAGGAGGGCGTGGAAGCCCTGATCGAGCAAGGTCCCGATGTGGACGACCTCGACGCCTTCATTTCCCAATATGCCAACCTGGGTCAGCAGCCGGTGGTCATGCATTGA